cagTCTGACCTTGTTGCTTTCTGGAGTTGCGGGAACGTCGTCAGGATCCATCCGAAGTAACGCTGCGGCGAGGTTTGACCATGCCTCAGCATCGGTCTCTTCGAGCTGAACGCATCTTGAGAAAGCTTCCACGGCTTTCTGAAATTCTGCCAGCTCGAGTAATGCACAGCCGAGAGCGAACCAGCTGGTGTGATTCAGCTGATTGACCTTCAAACTCTTGCTGTATCCAGCAGCCGCTCGAACGAAGTCTTTGGCCGCAAAGAAGTGACGTCCGATCGAACGCTGAGCTCGAGCATATCGTTGTTTCGATACCTCCCATGCTTTCTCATACATCTCGATGGACTGATCAATGTCACCTAGAATGCAATACAAGCGTGGAGCATCCAGTGGTGGAGGATCGCGGGCTGGTCCCTCCcattcttcatcatcgccgacCTCGAGCTCTGAAGTATCGGGTCCTCCTTTTGTGGTGTGGAAGAGTTGTCTTCTGACCAGTCTCTTGGCTTTGTCCTCACGTTCAGTGGCTGCCCAGCACAGCGCTGCTTCAGCCCACATTTCGAGCCGCTCGTAGATGCCCAGAGCTGATCTCAAACCTCCGAGTTGGACCCATCGAGCGGCCAATTCTGCTTCCATTTCCCATCGAGTTGGTGAAGCGAGCTGGAAGATGTACTTCAGTCGCTCAGTCACAGGTGCACTCTCCGACTCTTTGGCCTTGGGTAAGAACGTGGATGCAGCAACTTCTTGAGTGGCATTCTCCAGTCCAGATGATCCTTCCGCAGTGGTTTCGGCAATGACTTGATCAACCAATGCCTGAAGCTGCAGCAGACCACGCTCGATCGTCCGCGATCGATAGCCTTCGATTCGACTTCGCACCAGCAGAGCTTGGGTGTAGACTTGCCAATTCGAGCTTCCACCGTCCAACACTCGAGTCGCATATGGCGCAGTCTCCTCTCTCGTCAGACCGTCCTGTGCCGATGTATTCGTGATTGAGGATGCCAGCGATAACAGGATGATGGAGTCCAGTGGCTGTAGCTGCGGTTGATTCGCAGGATCTAGAGCTTTCAGTGACGCCGGAATAGATTCCATGTCTGTTATGTCGGTCGAGGTGTATTCTTCAGGCTTCTTGGTGAAGGAGATTGATTCAAGGAGGGTATCGTCGTTCAGATCGAGCTTCGTTGGCTCGGCCACGGCGGGCTCGCCATTCTGAACGGCTTTGGTGGGTGCGACCTTCGGCTCGATAGTTTCGTCACTCGTCGCGCTTTTGGCCAGAACAACAAGCTGGCTGGTATCTTTCTGCTGAAACTTGGTTCGCTTTCCCATCAGGCCGGTCAAAGCGAACTCGAAATGAAGCGTGCTTTTCGCCTTTTCTATATCGGCTCGCGCAAGCTTGTCCAGTCCGTGATGAATGTGAATCGTCGCTCTCTCCAGTAGGAACTCAGCTCTGAGGTGCTCATTGCCCGACTTGTTCAGATCCTCTTCGAGCATTTCAAGATCATCGTAAACAACGTTTTGGACGGTCGACGATACCTCTGACAGCAGTCTCTGATGCATGAAAGCAATTCTCATCTTCGCCCATCTCGCCGCCTTGACATTCTTCAGGACCGGCGGAGTTGTCATCACCGCGTCAGCCAAACACAACAGTTCAATGTTAGGCGTCAACTTGTACGCCGCTATGCCATCGATCGTAAAGCCAGCGAGCATCTTTTGCCTGACATCATGTCGGCGCTGCTTGTCTTCGATCACATGCTTTGGCAGAACGAGCTCCGCCGGAACGAAGTCCAACGGTGGTCCAGTCACATTGGACTGTAGGAAAGCCAGCAGGGCAGCATAGCCAATGCAGAAAACCGCAATCTGCTTTTCCGGGTGTGATCGATCGGCCAGAAAATTGCCCAGACGCTGGAAAATGAAGTCGCTCCAGCTTTGGAATTGTTCGAGTTTGACTGTATCAAGTTTCGGATCTTCCTCGTGTCCAAATAGTGCTTGCGCCTCTGAGCTTTGCAAAAGGCCTTTGTAGTCGCCTTCTTCAAGCTGTTTCAGATGCGCTTCGGCTTGGCTGGCGACTTCCTCTGGCAGACTGCTTCGCAGATATGTCACGAGAGAGTCTGCCATGTTGCGCTTCTTTCTCGATCATAAGTGGCTAATGCAAGTGACTTCGCATTTGACAGGACCAATTTCTTCAACAGCTTCGAAAGTTCTTGGAGCAGCGTCGATAACAGATGTTATGATGACCTTTCAAATTTGCTGAGTTATTGACATCCGATTGGGACTAGCTCGAGGTGGCTAGTCCTATGCTTGCACCTGTCGCGCTGAAGGAGAATGGAAAGTCGACATCAGAACTTCATGAATACGGGGGTATCTATCAAGAGAGGCTGCATAACGAGCGACTCAGCAACAAGCGACTGCAACAGCTTGCGTCTATTCATTAGACTGATCTGGCTTCTCCCGAGCATCATAGCCTACGACTTCATTGATCTTCGTGACCTGGTACTCGTCAGTCGGGCGGGGAAAACAATGGACATGATACAACTCACCATCTCCTCGATCATATAGGGCTTCGAGATGACATCGTCCATGCCGTTGTTCAGCATCTCCTCCTGTTGAGCGCCTCGTACATTTGCTGTCACGCCGAGAATGGGCACTCGTTCCACTTCACCGCGCTCCTCGAGTTCGCGTATGGCTTTCGTCGCGGCATTGCCGTCCATGATCGGCATCTCCTACGAAGTGTTAGCGAGGACATAGATTACCGCAACATCTTCAGCACCGACCTGGTCCATCAGAATGATATCAAAGGCTCCCTTGTCCCCAGAAGAGCCTTTGGGAGCATTCCTCGCAGCATCGACGGCTTCTTTGCCGTTGTTTGCTGTCGTAACGTTGAAGCCCTTGGCTTCCAATTTCCTGAACACAATTCGCTGGTTGATGACGTTGTCCTCCACGAGTAGCACATGCGCCTTAGAGCCTGTGCGTTGTGTCTTTGGCCGACTTGGCAATTGGTGCTCCGCAGATTTGTTCCCCGTTACGTCGTCTGAGACTTTGCTTTCTCCTGAGAGATGCACTTTCGAGATCGAAGGTCTTTCCGCGTCGCCATATAAatcgttcttctcgtagTCCACCGCCGCGGGaccatcgacctcttcctccgcggGCCTCTCCTCGAAGTATGATGAACCCTCGGGTTTGGTTGCCGCGCGTGGAGTATACGAAAAGGGCTCTCTTCCATGGGGTGAGACAGGGCTATGCAACTCGGCGTGTATTTGCCCGCGGATCCTTTCAATGCCATCCTGCTCCTCTTGCGGGCTCGTTGATTCCCCGTCATTGTCCTCGGTCCGCTTGACTTTGAAAAAGAATCCGAACGTGctcccttctccctctttGCTACTAACGCCGATTTCGCCACCGTGCAAATGACAAATTTTACGGCTGATGTTGAGTCCGAGGCCGCTGCCTCCATATACCTCTTCTGTCTTCGGTGTTGCTTGTCGAAATCTCTCAAATAAACGTCGCTGGCCTTCCTGACTGATGCCGATTCCTGTGTCCTTGACTGCCACCATGATATAGAGCGCCTCGCCGGATCCCCACTCTTTTGTGTTCGTGGCATCGATCCTGTAGGCTGAATTCTCGGattcgaagaagacgacattgGGCGGGTAGCTATCTGGCCGCTCCAGGCTGGCTCCAACAGAGCAGGtcaacttcttctctcccttgCTACGCTGAGTGAACTTGATCGCGTTCGTGACAAGGTTGATGAGAACTTGACCAATCCGCGGTATATCAGCCATCACTCGATTCACCCCGGCTGAATTATATGAGTCGTCGACCGTGTATTCAAACCCCATTTGCTCTTTCCGAAA
This genomic stretch from Zymoseptoria tritici IPO323 chromosome 10, whole genome shotgun sequence harbors:
- the HHK12p gene encoding histidine kinase (Histidine kinase HHK12p); amino-acid sequence: MTASEPAVSAAATQDATTTKPLLPGIDKDCRLGPLIGWPEDLRAYALTIASVPYPAALLWEDDFLLLHNDAWENMGGITAQGQPQRDSFSKSTLETLRSVREDGMPEEVRTRDLIREITSESKKVSTCILSPLQPNGIMIQLLPKPRMYQSMQIGGGRPDKVDYSTVMNDDTNGDGDHTDSQAGDNIPIDEHPFFRRFAEMLPSGLAILDRNAQAIFVNQHFFDLTTLQRDDEEFTSWPQSIHPEDYDRVMGAYKKAFQSQEQLRIEFRARDEPHPWRLLLLTPLGDENFQHVSTRDSGGFICSIVDISSEKGAELAERKAAQQARERKEQQERFIDMISHEIRNPLSAVLHCAEDITDAISGDKTETDISMIREAVETIHLCVKHQKNIVDDVLSFSKLDASLLSLVPTPSEPSRQLQVTLKMFQHEFRKEQMGFEYTVDDSYNSAGVNRVMADIPRIGQVLINLVTNAIKFTQRSKGEKKLTCSVGASLERPDSYPPNVVFFESENSAYRIDATNTKEWGSGEALYIMVAVKDTGIGISQEGQRRLFERFRQATPKTEEVYGGSGLGLNISRKICHLHGGEIGVSSKEGEGSTFGFFFKVKRTEDNDGESTSPQEEQDGIERIRGQIHAELHSPVSPHGREPFSYTPRAATKPEGSSYFEERPAEEEVDGPAAVDYEKNDLYGDAERPSISKVHLSGESKVSDDVTGNKSAEHQLPSRPKTQRTGSKAHVLLVEDNVINQRIVFRKLEAKGFNVTTANNGKEAVDAARNAPKGSSGDKGAFDIILMDQEMPIMDGNAATKAIRELEERGEVERVPILGVTANVRGAQQEEMLNNGMDDVISKPYMIEEMVSCIMSIVFPARLTSTRSRRSMKS